One window of the Betta splendens chromosome 21, fBetSpl5.4, whole genome shotgun sequence genome contains the following:
- the LOC114847777 gene encoding NACHT, LRR and PYD domains-containing protein 3-like isoform X3, whose translation MSFGVKKEDRAESPGSGCVTMKNDWSRCEPPPFSPEPGPSDTKGQSHRKRAEPPGPSCLSMKSDASRLEPPVFSHEPPGPSCLSMKSDWSKEELEYFSHEPPGPSCLSMKSYCSRLEPPVFSNEPPGPSCLSMKSDASRLEPPVFSHEPEASDTNEKKRSCVPVEEQPFFCVVCQKVLKDPVSSSCGHWFCRQCITSYWDQSGPSGDSSCPQCGKRPRTRAGQKLIHQIKTVRTDVALQEALDEHKLSLRSRCERVAEGGETGSGVLLTSIYTELYITEEQSEEVNTQHEVMQLETASKEKMLHDAPIKVHDIFKASSDPHGPISPVLTNEDPHGPIRPVLTNEDPHGPIRLVLTNGVAGVGKTISVQKFTLDWAEGRENPDLSVLVPLSFRELNLIRDQQHSLLTLLHVFHPTLQKVPAQQLAVLKLLFIFDGLDESRLSLDFSHMKVVSDITHKSSVNVLLTNLIQGNLLPSALVWITSRPAAAHRIPPEYVDRVTEVRGFTDAQKDEYFRRRSSHEQLSSRIISHVKTSRSLHIMCQIPVFCWITATVLEHMLTTEQRGALPKTLTDLYSHFLLVLTQRKRNKYHEGHETSPQELTEADREVLLKLGRLAFKHLVEGNILFYQEDLEQCGLDVTEALVHSGVCTEIFRRESVIFQKTVYCFVHLSVQEFLAAVYMMHCCTNRKIEELEEFLKDSNVPLDVVLSRSMSKSLLSPNGHLDLFVRFLHGLCLESNQRILGGLLGHKKTSPETIQRIINNLKEMNRYRISPDRSINIFHCLMEMNDHSAYQQIQEFLKSENRSEELSLIQCSALAYMLQMSEEVLDELDLNKYNTSKEGRWRLIPAVRNCRKARLINCWLTETDCEVVASALKSNPSHLKQLDLSKNDLQDSVKVLCAGLESPHCRLETLRLSHCSLSEISCDSLVSALQSNTSHLTQLDLSKNDLQNSGLKQLCVFLEDCRCQLKSLRLIQCSLSEISCDSLGSSLKSNPFHLTHLDLSENDLQDLGVKHLCGFLESHNCLLETLRLSLCDLSERSCEALSSVLSSQSSSLRDLDLSNNNLQDSGVKLLSAGLKSPHCRLETLRLSGCLLSEEACVSLASALSSNPSHLRELDLSYNHLGDSGVELLSAGVKDPHWRLDTFSYGDYTQCLIEEQDMVEPGGVQCLKPGLKKYFCQLTIDTNTVNRKLQLSDNNRTVTHVDEDQLYPDHPDRFKDLPYLLCSNGLTGRCYWEVEWRGNVYISVNYIGIRRNGDSKDCLFGWKDQSWSLCCSDDGYSISHNNRLTAISSPSVSHRVSVHVDCPAGSLSFYRVCSDKLIHLHTFNTTFTEPLHPGFAFWFPGSSVSLCDVSQ comes from the exons atgagtTTTGGTGTGAAGAaagaggacagagcagagtcTCCAGGGTCCGGATGTGTGACTATGAAGAAtgactggtccagatgtgagcctccaccattcagtcctgaacctggaccctcagacacaaa aggtcagagccacagaaaaagagcagaacctccaggacccagctgtctgtctatgaagagcGACGCATCCAGACTTGAGCCTCCAGTCTTCAGTCatgaacctccaggacccagctgtctgtctatgaagagtgactggTCCAAAGAAGAGCTGGAATACTTCAGTCatgaacctccaggacccagctgtctgtctatgaagagttACTGTTCCAGACTTGAGCCTCCAGTCTTCAGTAatgaacctccaggacccagctgtctgtctatgaagagcGACGCATCCAGACTTGAGCCTCCAGTCTTCAGTCATGAACCTgaagcctcagacacaaa CGAGAAGAAGAGAAGCtgtgttcctgtggaggagcagccgttcttctgtgttgtgtgtcagaaggttctgaaggatccagtctctagcagctgtggacactggttctgcagacagtgcATCACCTCATACTGGGACCAGTCTGGACCATCAGGAGACTCTTCCTGTCCCCAGTGTGGAAAAAgacccagaaccagagctggacAAAAGCTGATCCATCAGATCAAAACTGTCCGAA CAGATGTTGCTTtgcaggaggctttagatgaacataagctcagtctgaggagcagatgtgaacgtgtggctgaaggaggtgaaacaggaagtggagtcctcctcaccagcatctacactgagctctacatcacagaggaacagagtgaagaggtgaacacccaacatgaggtgatgcagctggagacagcttccaAGGAGAAGATGCTCCATGATGCTCCCATCAAAGTCCACgacatctttaaagcctcctctgacccacacggACCCATCAGTCCGGTTCTGACCAACGAGGACCCACACGGACCCATCAGACCGGTTCTGACCAACGAGGACCCACACggacccatcagactggttctgaccaacggcgtcgctggcgttggaaaaaccATCTCtgtgcagaagttcactctggactgggccgagggccgggaaaACCCAGACCTCAGTGTTCTGGTTCCgctgtcgttcagggagctgaacctgatcagagatcagcagcacagccttctcacgctgctccatgttttccatccaacgctCCAAAAGGTCCCAGCACagcagctcgctgtcctgaagcttctgttcatctttgacggcctggatgaaagcagactctcactggacttcagccacaTGAAGGTTGTGTCTGACATCACACACAAGTCATcggtcaacgtgctgctgaccaacctcatccaggggaacctgcttccctcggctctggtctggatcacttcccgTCCCGCAGCGGCCCATCGGATCCCTCCTGAGTATGTGGACCGAgtcacagaagtacgaggcttcaccgacgcccagaaggacgagtacttcaggaggagatccagccacgagcagctgtccagcagaatcatctcacacgtcaagacgtccaggagcctccacatcatgtgtcagatcccagtgttctgctggatcactgctacggttctggagcacatgttgactacagagcagagaggagcgctgcccaagaccctgacggacctgtactcacacttcctgctggtcctgacccagaggaagaggaacaagtaccatgagggacatgagaccagtccacaggagctgacggaggctgacagggaagttctcctgaagctggggaggctgGCGTTCAAACATCTGGTGGAAGGAAACATCTTGTTCtaccaagaagacctggagcagtgtggtctagacgtcacagaggccttggttcactcaggagtctgtactgagatcttcaggagagagagtgtgatcttccagaaaacagtctactgctttgttcatctgagcgttcaggagtttctggctgctgtttacatGATGCACTGTTGCACCAACAGGAAAATAGAGGAATTGGAGGAATTCCTGAAAGACTCCAATGTTcctctggatgttgtcctgagtAGATCCATGTCTAAATCCCTCCTGAGTCCAaatggccacctggacctgtttgttcgcttccttcatggcctctgtctggagtccaaccagagaatcttaggaggtttgctgggtcacaaaAAGaccagtccagaaaccatccagagaatcatcaacaacctgaaggagatgaacaggtatagaatctctccagacagaagcattaacatcttccactgtctgatggagatgaacgaccactcagcctatcagcagatccaagagttcctgaagtcagagaacagatcagaggaactctccttgatccagtgctcagctctggcctacatgctgcagatgtcagaggaggttctggatgagttggacctgaacaagtacaacacatcaAAGGAGGGACGatggagactgatcccagctgtgaggaactgcagaaaagCTCG acttatTAACTGTTGGCTCACAGAGACtgactgtgaagttgtggcctcagctctgaagtccaacccgtcacatctgaaacaactggacctgagtaagaACGACCTAcaggactcagtgaaggttctgtgtgctggactggagagtcctcactgtcgactggagactcttag attgagtcactgcagtttgtcagagatcagctgtgattctctggtctcagctctgcagtccaacacatcacatctgacacaactggacctgagtaagaATGACCTTCAGAATTCAGGcttgaagcagctgtgtgtttttctggagGATTGTCGGTGTCAACTGAAGTCTCTGAG attgattcAATgtagtttgtcagagatcagctgtgattctctgggcTCAagtctgaagtccaacccgtttcatctgacacatctggatcTAAGTGagaacgacctgcaggatttaggagtgaagcatctgtgtggttttctggagagccATAACTGTctactggagactctgag actgagtttgtgtgacctgtcagagagaagctgtgaagctctgtcctcagttctcagctcccAGTCATCTAGTCTAAGagatctggacctgagtaacaacaacctgcaggattcaggagttaagctactgtctgctggactgaagagtcctcactgtcgactggagactctcag gctgtcaggctgtctgctctcagaggaagcttgtgtctctctggcctcagctctgagctccaacccctcccatctgagagagctggacctgagctacaatcatctaggagactcaggagtggagctgctgtctgctggagtaaaggatccacactggagactggacactttCAGCTATGGagactacacacagtgtctaaTAGAGGAACAAGACAT ggttgagcctggtggagtccaatGCTTGAAACCAGGTCTAAaaaagt atttctgtcaactcaccatcgacacaaacacagtgaacaggaaactacaactgtctgacaacaacaggacgGTGACACATGTGGACGAGGATCAGttatatcctgatcatccagacagatttaaGGATTTGCCTTATTTACTGTGTAGTAATGgcctgactggtcgctgttactgggaggttgagtggagaggaaacGTTTATATATCAGTGAATTACATAGGAATCAGAAGGAATGGAGACAGTAaagactgtttgtttggatggaaagatcagtcctggagtctgtgctgctctgatgaTGGTTACTCTATCAGCCACAATAACAGACTAACAGCcatctcctccccctctgtgtctcacagagtatcagtgcatgtggactgtcctgctggttctctgtccttctacagagtctgctctgacaaactgatccaccttcacaccttcaacaccacattcactgaacctcttcaTCCTGGGTTCGCGTTCTGGTttcctggttcctcagtgtcgctgtgtgatgtgtcgcagtga